In the Nitrospirota bacterium genome, one interval contains:
- a CDS encoding biopolymer transporter ExbD, translating into MEFERKKHSHDFINIAPLVDVVFLLLLFFMLSSHLVKEPAITIRLPESKTAEAKNETVKTILITSGGEIYFLDKNVELRDLQGVIKDNLSDIEKDFLRIKADRDVNVGLLVSVIDEVRFSGVTNFSIVTEKG; encoded by the coding sequence ATGGAATTTGAAAGGAAGAAACACAGCCATGATTTCATCAATATTGCCCCGCTGGTGGATGTAGTCTTTCTGCTGCTGCTATTTTTTATGCTCTCATCCCATCTTGTAAAGGAGCCGGCTATAACGATCAGGCTGCCGGAATCAAAGACAGCAGAGGCAAAGAATGAAACGGTCAAAACGATACTCATCACAAGTGGCGGCGAAATCTATTTTCTGGATAAAAATGTAGAGCTAAGAGACCTGCAGGGAGTCATTAAGGACAATCTAAGCGATATTGAAAAGGATTTCCTGCGGATCAAGGCGGACAGGGATGTTAATGTCGGGCTTTTGGTAAGTGTAATAGACGAGGTACGTTTTTCAGGGGTAACAAACTTCAGCATTGTGACAGAGAAGGGGTAA
- a CDS encoding energy transducer TonB, whose protein sequence is MEQINRQTGLIGAILFHLIILLIPVSLKVNNQFKEVELFVMGEVAQVQTSRIKQRAIEKPLVKETVPFNEPEQIRLPEETPVMQDNHQNVIETAAVSETPSAHSYPPIPEVEAASAGTPQPQVTSSNRPASPIDTEFGLTEAPKFLRREIPRYPMMARRLGKEANVVLRLTIDENGKLLNVEVLKGADYGFTESAVEAVKRSRFLPATRDGQKMASRAILPIGFILKEAK, encoded by the coding sequence ATGGAACAAATAAACAGGCAGACCGGGTTAATAGGCGCAATATTGTTTCACCTGATAATTTTACTGATACCTGTTTCTCTTAAGGTAAACAACCAGTTTAAGGAGGTTGAACTTTTTGTGATGGGAGAAGTTGCACAAGTTCAGACAAGCAGGATAAAACAGAGGGCGATAGAAAAGCCCTTGGTTAAAGAGACTGTCCCGTTCAATGAACCTGAGCAGATTCGATTGCCGGAAGAAACACCTGTGATGCAGGACAATCACCAGAATGTCATTGAAACGGCAGCAGTGAGTGAGACGCCATCTGCTCACTCGTACCCTCCAATACCTGAGGTTGAGGCTGCTTCTGCGGGCACGCCTCAGCCTCAGGTTACTTCTTCAAACAGGCCTGCTTCGCCAATAGACACGGAGTTTGGACTGACCGAGGCGCCCAAATTCCTGCGCCGTGAGATTCCCCGGTATCCCATGATGGCAAGAAGGCTTGGAAAGGAAGCGAATGTGGTACTCAGACTTACAATCGATGAAAACGGGAAACTCCTGAATGTTGAGGTATTAAAGGGCGCTGACTATGGTTTCACAGAGTCGGCAGTTGAGGCTGTGAAGAGATCAAGGTTTCTCCCGGCGACAAGAGACGGCCAAAAGATGGCGTCACGGGCGATACTTCCCATAGGATTCATACTTAAGGAGGCTAAATAA
- a CDS encoding NAD(P)-binding domain-containing protein, which translates to MLKDKRWAIIGTGNIGTLLCKRLLSAGVRPNHLAVYDITPGSTDYLVRETSVKTLSLNRESFQDIDVILIATPPKAVKGFLSQTAEWLHPNHLIISFANAVSLNRLETLTPEGVGIIRVNPNIPSLIGEGINPVVYGRHVTVEAKQLVEELLGILGKTISVRDDQMNWLVGLTGASMRSILPVLEGLIKAGTEAGLSSEEARAVAAQVLVGTADLVLQTGLTIDELKAMTPLVTVDENALSNMIFNAARRAKEKMDIIQSEEEVNG; encoded by the coding sequence ATGCTTAAAGATAAACGCTGGGCCATAATAGGCACAGGCAATATAGGAACACTATTATGCAAACGGCTCCTGTCAGCAGGCGTCCGGCCTAACCATTTAGCTGTCTATGATATTACTCCCGGCAGCACAGACTATTTAGTCAGAGAGACCAGTGTTAAGACTCTATCTTTAAACAGAGAGTCATTTCAGGACATTGACGTTATCCTGATTGCCACTCCACCCAAAGCAGTTAAGGGATTCCTTTCTCAGACAGCAGAATGGCTGCATCCCAATCATCTAATAATATCATTTGCAAATGCCGTCTCTTTGAATAGGCTGGAGACATTGACGCCAGAGGGCGTCGGTATTATACGGGTGAACCCGAATATCCCATCCCTGATCGGGGAAGGGATTAACCCTGTAGTCTATGGTCGCCATGTTACAGTTGAGGCAAAACAATTAGTGGAAGAGCTGCTCGGAATTCTCGGCAAGACCATTTCTGTCCGTGATGATCAGATGAACTGGCTTGTCGGTCTGACAGGGGCATCCATGCGTTCAATTCTTCCTGTGCTTGAGGGACTGATTAAAGCCGGCACTGAGGCTGGCCTTTCATCTGAGGAGGCGAGAGCGGTCGCAGCTCAGGTACTTGTTGGAACAGCTGATCTTGTGTTGCAGACAGGCCTGACGATTGACGAACTTAAAGCAATGACCCCATTGGTAACCGTTGATGAAAATGCACTATCCAATATGATATTCAATGCGGCAAGGAGAGCAAAAGAGAAGATGGATATTATACAAAGCGAGGAGGAAGTTAATGGATGA
- a CDS encoding ankyrin repeat domain-containing protein, giving the protein MKIYTHKRTHLYVLFFSIVLLLSSMAYGYSPDEAVAMLRESGIGNYLSEPAFLSSIKAGDNVSARLFLDAGMNPNAKHEEGTTALMLAARFGYTEIAQALLKRGADAELQNRDGITALILAAVHGHTDIVQALLPEVMDQDEKNAALLVAAERGFSEIVENLVSNGADVNCKDKYGQTALQIAAREGHAGITQTLLDNGADLNARNKLGQTSLLLAAKEGRTGAVQVLLAGGADVNAMNPSGKTALLYAVENNLTDIVKALLDYGAPTGTKAEYGMPVLTIAAMDNQTGIVEALLKKGVDLPAQEEALIVAAGLGHSGIVQALADYGASPNTVTDDGTTALMIAAGEGHRDVVNVLLKYNANPNMETTDGETALMIAARNGYFDIVLVLLAGNAHVDAQDGSGQTALIFASKRGHTDIVKTLLSRGAKVESQDKSGQTALMAAAWSGKEDTVSALLTTGAGVNAKTNYGMTALIFAAMRGHAGIEKDLLARGADIHAETADGLTAISLAAGQGSAETMTVLLNNGADVNITTREGLTPLIIAAEEGHADLVSILLEYGANVNAKTESGMTALMAAAGKGRAEIVLTLLERGANQNVKTMDGLTASRLAAMNGNAEIANLLTYGYGR; this is encoded by the coding sequence ATGAAAATCTACACTCATAAAAGAACACATCTGTACGTGCTGTTCTTTTCCATTGTCCTGCTGCTTTCGTCAATGGCATATGGATATAGCCCTGATGAGGCGGTTGCCATGTTAAGAGAGAGTGGCATCGGTAATTACCTCAGCGAGCCTGCCTTTCTGTCCAGCATCAAGGCCGGGGACAATGTCTCGGCAAGATTATTCCTGGATGCCGGGATGAACCCGAATGCGAAACATGAGGAAGGCACAACAGCCCTTATGCTTGCCGCAAGGTTCGGTTACACGGAGATTGCACAGGCATTGCTTAAAAGAGGCGCTGACGCAGAGTTGCAAAACAGGGATGGAATTACAGCGCTCATACTGGCGGCTGTGCATGGTCACACGGATATTGTGCAGGCCCTTCTGCCTGAAGTGATGGATCAGGATGAAAAAAATGCAGCATTGCTGGTTGCAGCAGAAAGGGGTTTTTCCGAGATTGTGGAAAATCTGGTATCCAACGGCGCTGATGTGAATTGCAAAGACAAGTATGGACAGACTGCACTGCAAATAGCGGCAAGGGAAGGCCATGCCGGAATAACACAGACCTTGCTTGATAATGGTGCTGATCTTAATGCCAGAAACAAGTTAGGCCAGACATCATTGCTGCTTGCTGCAAAGGAAGGCCGTACCGGCGCTGTGCAAGTCTTGTTAGCCGGGGGCGCGGACGTGAATGCAATGAATCCTTCTGGAAAAACGGCGCTCTTATACGCTGTGGAAAACAATCTGACGGATATTGTAAAAGCCCTGCTGGACTATGGCGCTCCGACCGGCACAAAGGCAGAGTATGGTATGCCGGTACTGACCATTGCGGCCATGGATAATCAGACGGGCATTGTGGAAGCCCTATTGAAGAAAGGGGTAGACCTTCCTGCACAGGAGGAGGCCCTGATCGTTGCAGCGGGTCTCGGGCATTCGGGTATTGTCCAGGCCCTGGCAGACTACGGCGCTAGCCCAAATACTGTTACAGACGATGGGACGACTGCCCTGATGATTGCTGCAGGGGAGGGTCACAGGGATGTTGTGAATGTCTTACTGAAATACAATGCGAATCCCAATATGGAGACGACAGATGGAGAAACGGCACTGATGATAGCGGCCAGGAATGGTTATTTTGATATCGTCCTGGTTTTGTTAGCCGGAAATGCTCATGTGGATGCACAGGATGGATCCGGTCAAACAGCCCTGATATTTGCTTCGAAGCGGGGCCATACAGACATTGTAAAAACCCTGCTGTCCAGGGGAGCTAAAGTGGAAAGTCAGGATAAGTCAGGCCAGACCGCCCTCATGGCTGCTGCATGGTCCGGAAAGGAGGATACAGTAAGTGCCTTACTGACAACCGGGGCCGGGGTGAATGCAAAAACAAATTATGGCATGACTGCCCTGATATTCGCTGCAATGAGAGGACATGCCGGTATTGAGAAAGACTTATTAGCAAGGGGCGCTGACATCCATGCAGAGACAGCAGATGGTTTAACGGCTATAAGTCTTGCAGCAGGACAGGGTAGCGCAGAAACCATGACGGTCTTGTTAAACAACGGGGCTGATGTGAATATCACTACACGAGAAGGATTGACTCCCCTGATCATCGCTGCAGAAGAAGGCCATGCCGACCTTGTGAGTATCTTGCTGGAGTATGGCGCTAATGTAAATGCGAAAACAGAGTCTGGTATGACTGCATTAATGGCAGCGGCAGGAAAAGGCCGTGCTGAAATTGTGCTGACCTTATTGGAAAGGGGCGCTAATCAGAATGTAAAAACAATGGATGGGTTGACAGCCTCGAGGTTAGCGGCCATGAACGGTAATGCTGAAATTGCTAATCTGCTGACTTACGGTTATGGGAGGTAA
- a CDS encoding type II toxin-antitoxin system PemK/MazF family toxin, translating to MTIKQGDIFWIDLDDPKGSEPWFRHPHVIIQNDVFNKSRINTVVVCALTSNLKLAEAPGNVLLKKGDANLPKDSVANISQVLTVNKSDLGEKIGSLSQSRIRQIVEGFKLLLEPREI from the coding sequence TTGACAATAAAACAGGGCGATATTTTCTGGATAGACCTGGATGACCCCAAAGGTTCAGAACCCTGGTTCAGACATCCGCATGTGATTATTCAAAATGATGTTTTCAATAAGAGCAGGATTAACACGGTAGTCGTGTGTGCCCTTACCTCCAATCTTAAACTTGCAGAAGCCCCTGGCAATGTCTTGCTTAAGAAGGGAGACGCCAATCTCCCAAAAGACAGTGTGGCCAATATATCCCAGGTTTTGACTGTAAATAAATCAGACCTCGGGGAAAAGATCGGCAGTTTATCTCAGTCAAGGATCAGACAGATTGTTGAAGGGTTTAAACTCCTGTTGGAACCAAGGGAAATTTAG
- a CDS encoding MotA/TolQ/ExbB proton channel family protein, whose translation MIELFSKGGFLMYPILLCSLAGVAILINKFIQYRKILKEIERPVDELLSETPAIFKPIVDGLGSGSDEQGLAVIGTRQIREMEKGLSWLGLIAAIAPLLGLTGTVTGMIKAFMVIATSTSVNPSMLAGGIWEALITTAAGLLVAMPIHIGHHYLDKQADEIAFVLKELTVSLVEKRRARDKSVSDKFQRSGNRSTVLEPSVRCNDGI comes from the coding sequence ATGATAGAACTTTTTTCAAAGGGTGGTTTTCTGATGTACCCGATACTCCTCTGTTCCCTTGCAGGGGTGGCCATACTGATCAACAAGTTTATCCAGTACAGAAAGATTTTGAAAGAGATAGAAAGGCCGGTTGACGAATTGTTATCGGAGACTCCGGCTATATTCAAACCCATAGTGGATGGTCTCGGCAGTGGCTCTGATGAACAGGGTCTGGCAGTTATCGGAACACGGCAGATAAGGGAGATGGAGAAGGGGCTAAGCTGGCTTGGGCTCATCGCAGCCATTGCCCCACTGTTAGGATTGACCGGCACAGTTACAGGGATGATAAAGGCCTTCATGGTAATTGCCACCAGCACAAGCGTTAACCCCTCCATGCTTGCAGGTGGCATCTGGGAGGCATTGATTACCACTGCAGCAGGGCTTCTGGTGGCCATGCCCATACATATTGGACATCACTATCTCGACAAACAGGCGGATGAGATTGCCTTTGTGCTGAAGGAATTGACTGTGAGCCTTGTTGAGAAAAGACGGGCACGGGACAAGAGTGTAAGCGATAAATTTCAACGGTCAGGCAATAGATCAACGGTATTAGAACCTTCTGTAAGGTGTAATGATGGAATTTGA
- a CDS encoding cation transporter has product MKRINVVKNVTLKVSNLSCKHCTEAVNNTIKGLPGIISISIQAGTDPSDVYISYETKNVSFEKIRGAIVELGYPVNGYIIHEHDHSHGHVMHNHPHRHGNKNKEHSHSHDS; this is encoded by the coding sequence TTGAAGAGGATTAACGTGGTAAAGAATGTGACATTAAAGGTTTCAAATCTGTCGTGCAAACATTGCACGGAGGCTGTAAACAATACCATTAAGGGACTCCCCGGCATCATCTCCATCTCCATCCAGGCCGGAACCGATCCGTCTGACGTATACATCTCTTACGAAACAAAGAATGTAAGTTTTGAGAAGATCAGGGGGGCAATCGTTGAGCTGGGTTATCCTGTCAATGGATACATTATCCATGAACATGACCATTCTCATGGACATGTAATGCACAATCATCCGCACAGACATGGGAATAAGAATAAGGAACACAGTCATTCTCATGATTCATAG